From Triticum aestivum cultivar Chinese Spring chromosome 4A, IWGSC CS RefSeq v2.1, whole genome shotgun sequence, a single genomic window includes:
- the LOC123085459 gene encoding beta-glucuronosyltransferase GlcAT14B, which produces MRKHLPQPGRHRWMRSLLLALPLLSLPILYAALGPARTQQPPSPPRLGGRQQQQQPLPPPRLAYLISGGPGDGPRIRRLLRALYHPWNYYLVGVSGEEERADLEAFVRGEEAPRRYGNVRVAAPGEWPVVSRRGPTELAATLHGAALLLREFDGWSWFINLSASDYPLMPQDDLLHIFSYLPRDLNFIDHTSNIGWKEHQRARPIIVDPALQISNKTEVVTTKEKRSLPSAFKIFVGSSWVILSRSFLEFCILGWDNLPRTLLMYFTNFLSSSEGYFHTVICNSKYYQNTTINNDLRFMAWDNPPRTHPLNLTAEYFDAMANSGLPFAHSFTRDDPVLDMIDTELLKRAPDRFTTGGWCLGSPVGGKDPCTVFGRSFVLRPIKGSGKLEKLLLKLLEPDNFRPKQCI; this is translated from the exons ATGAGGAAGCACCTGCCGCAGCCGGGCCGCCACAGGTGGATGCGCTCGCTGCTGCTCGCGCTGCCGCTCCTCTCGCTCCCGATCCTCTACGCCGCGCTCGGGCCGGCGCGCACGCAgcagccgccctccccgccgcggctcggggggaggcagcagcagcagcagcccctgCCGCCGCCCAGGCTGGCGTACCTCATCTCGGGCGGCCCCGGCGACGGCCCGCGGATCCGCCGCCTCCTGCGGGCGCTCTACCACCCCTGGAACTACTACCTCGTCGGGGTCTCGGGGGAGGAGGAGCGCGCGGATCTCGAGGCCTTCGTGCGCGGCGAGGAGGCGCCCCGGAGGTACGGCAACGTCAGGGTCGCGGCGCCGGGGGAGTGGCCCGTGGTCTCGCGCCGGGGCCCGACCGAGCTGGCCGCCACGCTCCACGGCGCCGCCCTGCTGCTCAGGGAGTTCGACGGGTGGAGCTGGTTCATCAATCTCAGCGCCTCCGACTACCCGCTCATGCCCCAAGATG ACCTCCTTCATATCTTCTCATATCTTCCAAGAGATCTGAACTTTATCGACCACACAAGCAATATTGGTTGGAAGGA GCATCAAAGGGCTAGACCAATCATCGTGGATCCAGCATTGCAGATCTCAAACAAAACTGAGGTTGTGACAACAAAGGAGAAAAGAAGCTTGCCTTCAGCTTTCAAAATATTTGTAG GTTCGTCGTGGGTAATATTGAGCCGATCATTCCTGGAGTTCTGCATATTGGGATGGGACAACCTTCCTCGCACGCTGCTCATGTACTTCACCAATTTCCTGTCGTCCTCGGAGGGATACTTCCACACGGTGATCTGCAACTCAAAGTACTACCAGAACACCACCATCAACAATGATCTCCGTTTCATGGCGTGGGACAACCCCCCTCGGACGCACCCTCTCAACCTGACAGCCGAGTACTTCGACGCAATGGCGAACAGCGGGCTGCCATTTGCGCACTCTTTCACGCGTGACGATCCGGTCCTGGATATGATTGACACTGAGCTGTTGAAGCGAGCGCCCGACCGCTTCACAACAGGTGGATGGTGCCTGGGTAGCCCGGTGGGCGGCAAAGACCCTTGTACTGTTTTCGGAAGGTCATTTGTTCTCAGGCCGATTAAAGGTTCGGGGAAGCTAGAGAAGTTGTTGTTGAAACTTTTGGAACCTGACAACTTCAGGCCTAAACAGTGTATATAA